The following coding sequences lie in one Longimicrobium sp. genomic window:
- a CDS encoding ABC transporter permease has translation MIVSAFLRSLFRRGGRTALALAGIAVSAALLLDMTMLASGLTGSFGDLLGVSGYALRVTPRGSLPFDSEAGIVGGDAVGRRIAAVPGVKSVAPVLGAQFYLARGDSAGEPLFTSGVDPAAQFLYQVVDGREPRPGEVIVSEPLARDETLSPGDTLRLATDPDASLGGARQTRTFVVSGVADFLYDYAGQRSLAMPIADVQRATGRSGEVSLFGVATEPGVDGDALADRITAAVPEVSTYSTRELMAEMDRRLLYFQQLATILGSVALVVTALLVSTIITIGVRERFGEIATLRAIGVGRGRLLGAIVTEGLVLSGLGCLAGLPMGLWMAARLDRILLSFPGIPAKMTFFAWEPGRVALAMGIVIAVGAVAGLLPGWNAVRTPLGRALREEAE, from the coding sequence GTGATCGTATCCGCCTTCCTGCGGTCGCTGTTCCGGCGCGGGGGAAGGACGGCGCTGGCACTGGCCGGCATCGCCGTTTCAGCCGCGCTGCTGCTGGACATGACGATGCTGGCCTCGGGACTGACGGGCTCGTTTGGCGACCTGCTGGGCGTGAGCGGCTATGCGCTGCGGGTGACGCCGCGCGGCAGCCTGCCGTTCGACAGCGAGGCGGGAATCGTGGGCGGCGACGCGGTGGGGCGGCGGATCGCGGCGGTGCCGGGGGTAAAGTCCGTGGCGCCGGTGCTGGGCGCGCAGTTCTACCTGGCCCGCGGCGACAGCGCCGGCGAGCCGCTGTTCACCAGCGGCGTGGATCCCGCCGCCCAGTTCCTGTACCAGGTGGTGGACGGGCGCGAGCCGCGCCCGGGCGAGGTGATCGTGAGCGAGCCGCTGGCGCGGGACGAGACGCTGTCGCCGGGCGACACGCTGCGGTTGGCGACGGACCCCGACGCGTCGCTGGGCGGCGCGCGGCAGACGCGGACGTTCGTGGTCAGCGGCGTGGCGGACTTTCTGTACGACTATGCTGGCCAGCGCTCGCTGGCCATGCCCATCGCCGACGTGCAGCGCGCCACCGGGCGCAGCGGTGAAGTGTCACTCTTCGGCGTGGCCACGGAGCCGGGGGTGGACGGCGACGCGCTGGCGGACCGCATCACCGCCGCCGTGCCGGAGGTGTCGACCTACTCCACGCGCGAGCTGATGGCCGAGATGGACCGGCGGCTGCTCTACTTCCAGCAGCTCGCCACCATCCTGGGGAGCGTGGCGCTCGTGGTGACGGCACTGCTGGTATCGACGATCATCACCATCGGCGTGCGGGAGCGGTTCGGGGAGATCGCCACGCTGCGCGCCATCGGCGTGGGGCGCGGGCGGCTGCTGGGTGCGATCGTCACGGAGGGGCTGGTGCTGTCCGGGCTGGGGTGCCTGGCCGGCCTGCCGATGGGGCTGTGGATGGCGGCGCGGCTGGACCGCATTCTCCTTTCCTTTCCCGGCATCCCCGCGAAGATGACGTTCTTTGCCTGGGAGCCCGGGCGCGTGGCGCTGGCGATGGGAATCGTGATCGCCGTCGGCGCGGTCGCGGGGCTGCTGCCGGGGTGGAACGCCGTCCGCACGCCGCTGGGCAGGGCGTTGCGGGAGGAGGCGGAGTGA
- a CDS encoding ABC transporter permease translates to MMLFAAALQAAVVQPAPGMLVERRLAEAIPLAVGDTVRVRALAGSAQPRPFVVAGVFEREADPNRIARNDYEVRLHLPDLEALLPTHDRVDRFAIVLAPGARADPAARWIESVAFGTRAYGSAALAEETSATFRVVSRFHDAIGIVTILASAIFLLCVMIIRVDERKRDMGTLRLIGVSRGTVFRAVVLEAIGIAVVGSIAGAGLGVVVTRIVNAHYARVYDTTLRFALVTPRIVLIAALLGLALGTVAGVLAAWRLVRVAPQKLGER, encoded by the coding sequence ATGATGCTGTTCGCGGCGGCGCTGCAGGCTGCCGTGGTTCAACCCGCGCCCGGAATGCTGGTGGAGCGGCGGCTGGCGGAGGCGATTCCCCTGGCCGTAGGCGATACGGTGCGCGTCCGCGCGCTGGCGGGTTCTGCCCAGCCGCGCCCGTTCGTGGTGGCGGGCGTGTTCGAGCGCGAGGCCGACCCCAACCGCATTGCGCGGAACGACTACGAGGTGCGCCTGCACCTGCCGGACCTGGAGGCGCTGCTGCCCACGCACGACCGGGTGGACCGCTTCGCCATCGTGCTCGCCCCCGGCGCGCGGGCAGACCCGGCCGCGCGCTGGATCGAGTCCGTCGCCTTCGGAACGCGGGCGTATGGGAGCGCCGCGCTGGCGGAGGAAACGAGCGCCACCTTTCGTGTCGTCTCGCGCTTTCACGACGCCATCGGCATCGTCACGATCCTGGCGAGCGCCATCTTCCTGCTCTGCGTGATGATCATTCGCGTGGACGAGCGGAAGCGCGACATGGGAACGCTGCGGCTGATCGGCGTCAGCCGGGGGACGGTGTTCCGCGCAGTCGTGCTGGAGGCGATCGGGATCGCGGTGGTGGGCTCCATTGCAGGCGCCGGGCTGGGCGTGGTGGTGACGCGGATCGTCAACGCGCACTACGCCCGGGTGTACGACACCACGCTCCGCTTTGCGCTGGTGACGCCCCGCATCGTGCTGATCGCGGCGCTGCTGGGGCTGGCCCTGGGGACGGTCGCCGGGGTGCTCGCGGCGTGGCGGCTGGTGCGCGTGGCACCGCAGAAGCTGGGGGAGCGGTGA
- a CDS encoding phage Gp37/Gp68 family protein, with the protein MGQKSKIEWTDATWNPTTGCTKLTAGCDNCYAHTLAHGRLFDIYNRRLPVVDTPETRADPFAVRLWDSRLDEPAKWRSPRMVFVNSMSDLFHVDVPDAFTRRIFEVMLRVDRHTYQVLTKRPARMARFVRMNADLFSGGEVPAHIWMGTSIEDDRVLFRADHLRDVPAAVRFLSCEPLLGSLAGLALHGIHWVIAGGESGLGYRRMEPNWVRGLRDLCVGEGVAFFFKQWGGRTPKAGGRELDGETWDQLPSIAAIVSGS; encoded by the coding sequence ATGGGCCAGAAGAGCAAAATCGAGTGGACGGACGCCACCTGGAATCCCACGACCGGGTGCACGAAGCTCACCGCGGGATGCGACAATTGCTACGCGCACACGCTGGCGCACGGCCGCCTTTTCGACATCTACAACCGCCGCCTGCCGGTGGTCGATACGCCCGAGACGCGAGCAGACCCGTTCGCGGTTCGGCTATGGGACAGCCGCCTGGACGAGCCCGCGAAGTGGCGCAGCCCGCGCATGGTGTTCGTGAATTCAATGTCGGACTTGTTCCACGTGGATGTGCCCGACGCATTCACGCGGAGGATCTTCGAGGTGATGCTGCGCGTGGATCGCCACACGTACCAGGTGCTTACGAAGCGGCCGGCGCGGATGGCGCGATTCGTCCGCATGAACGCCGACCTGTTCTCTGGGGGCGAGGTTCCCGCCCACATCTGGATGGGAACGAGCATCGAGGACGATCGCGTACTCTTCCGGGCGGATCACCTCCGCGACGTTCCCGCCGCGGTGCGCTTCCTCTCGTGCGAGCCGCTGCTGGGCTCGCTCGCGGGGCTGGCCCTGCACGGAATCCACTGGGTGATCGCGGGAGGCGAGAGCGGGCTCGGGTATCGCAGGATGGAGCCGAATTGGGTTCGTGGGCTCCGCGACCTGTGTGTGGGCGAGGGCGTCGCGTTCTTCTTCAAGCAGTGGGGCGGGCGAACGCCCAAGGCGGGGGGGCGCGAGCTGGATGGCGAAACGTGGGACCAACTGCCGTCGATCGCGGCCATTGTTTCAGGGTCGTAG
- the tcmP gene encoding three-Cys-motif partner protein TcmP, with protein sequence MDIFDKLPDALPDEFHTPMIGEWGRQKYLRLWMYASIFARGMKNQHRHRVYIDLFAGAGKAIIRETGERVLGSPLLALSVPDPFTKYIFCDDDAERVVALKARVSRDYGWADCTIIHAPAADAVPHVLAALPTNGSVLSFCFADPYDLSFDFSIVERLAAGNRMDFLILLAAQMDGQRNEVNYVNPASTKVERLLGDPQWREKWRAAKRNGAGFQQFLMQQYRAGMERIGYQRLKDADVYRVRTESGQVPLYYLLFFSKSERGYHFWRQTMKYSDTQGTLGL encoded by the coding sequence ATGGACATCTTCGACAAGCTCCCCGACGCGCTCCCCGACGAGTTCCACACTCCCATGATCGGTGAGTGGGGCCGGCAGAAGTACCTGCGCCTATGGATGTACGCCAGCATCTTCGCGCGCGGGATGAAGAATCAGCACCGGCACCGCGTGTACATCGACCTGTTCGCGGGTGCGGGGAAGGCGATCATCCGCGAAACGGGAGAACGGGTGCTCGGATCGCCGCTGCTGGCCCTTTCCGTCCCCGATCCGTTCACGAAGTACATCTTCTGCGACGACGACGCGGAACGGGTGGTGGCGCTCAAGGCACGTGTGTCGCGGGACTACGGCTGGGCGGATTGCACCATCATCCATGCGCCAGCCGCGGATGCCGTTCCGCACGTTCTGGCGGCGCTCCCCACCAACGGCTCGGTATTGAGCTTCTGCTTCGCCGATCCGTACGACCTCTCGTTCGACTTCAGCATCGTAGAGCGGCTCGCCGCGGGCAATCGGATGGATTTCCTGATCCTGCTCGCGGCACAGATGGATGGGCAGCGGAACGAGGTGAACTACGTCAATCCGGCGAGCACCAAGGTGGAGCGGCTACTGGGCGACCCACAGTGGCGGGAGAAGTGGCGCGCGGCGAAGCGGAACGGAGCCGGGTTCCAGCAGTTCCTGATGCAGCAGTATCGCGCGGGGATGGAGCGGATCGGCTATCAGCGGCTGAAAGACGCCGACGTGTACCGGGTGAGGACGGAATCAGGGCAGGTGCCGCTGTACTATCTGCTCTTCTTCAGCAAGAGCGAGCGGGGCTACCACTTCTGGCGCCAGACCATGAAATACTCGGATACTCAGGGCACCCTGGGCCTGTAG
- a CDS encoding class I SAM-dependent methyltransferase, whose amino-acid sequence MPKRPRALVRFFLWEQGQWSRLQRILNAIHTGVWLGVLSRETMDEADEAHFSAARSYNNEAHNLRGLFDWEAQAVADFFAGRRTIGVIAAGAGREVIALSRQGFQAEGFECNPGLVAYAGDLLPRHGCQAAVRLIARDAAPAGAGPYDGIILGWSAYMLIPGRERRIRFLRDLRPLLTEGSPVLLSFFTRPDHAPRLALAFRVARVLRRVLRREPPALGDDLAPMFVHRFNEAELVSELAEAGFTLARFTPEGRGPYDSGWAVAYVAAHENPTPATASRASIA is encoded by the coding sequence ATGCCCAAACGCCCGCGCGCGCTCGTCCGTTTCTTCCTGTGGGAGCAGGGGCAGTGGAGCCGGCTGCAGCGGATTCTGAACGCCATCCACACCGGCGTGTGGCTGGGCGTTCTTTCGCGCGAAACCATGGATGAAGCGGACGAAGCGCACTTCTCTGCGGCCAGATCGTACAACAACGAGGCTCACAACCTCCGCGGCCTGTTCGACTGGGAAGCGCAGGCCGTCGCCGACTTCTTCGCCGGGCGCCGGACGATCGGGGTGATCGCGGCTGGCGCGGGGCGCGAGGTGATCGCCCTTTCGCGGCAGGGGTTCCAGGCCGAGGGCTTCGAGTGCAACCCCGGTCTGGTGGCGTACGCGGGCGACCTCCTGCCGCGGCATGGTTGCCAGGCCGCCGTCCGGCTGATCGCGCGCGACGCCGCCCCCGCCGGCGCGGGCCCGTACGACGGCATCATCCTAGGATGGAGCGCCTACATGCTGATCCCCGGACGCGAGCGCCGCATCCGCTTCCTGCGCGATCTCCGCCCCTTGCTGACGGAGGGCTCCCCGGTCCTGCTCTCGTTCTTCACCCGGCCGGACCACGCGCCGCGCCTGGCGCTTGCCTTCCGCGTCGCCCGCGTGCTCCGCCGCGTGCTGCGCCGCGAGCCTCCCGCGCTGGGCGACGACCTGGCCCCCATGTTCGTGCACCGCTTCAACGAGGCCGAGCTAGTTTCCGAGCTGGCCGAGGCCGGCTTCACTCTCGCCCGCTTCACCCCCGAAGGCCGCGGTCCGTACGACTCCGGGTGGGCGGTGGCGTACGTGGCCGCGCACGAAAACCCAACGCCGGCGACAGCGTCCCGCGCCTCGATCGCCTGA
- a CDS encoding GbsR/MarR family transcriptional regulator has translation MHEAVQQLVERMALICEKEGMPRIGGRILGYLLATDQTVSLDDLAERLQASKASVSTNARMLEQFGMIQRVSVMGDRRDFYRVEDDPWARMLRVAQGRWRDMVHVFGEAAERLPEPAGRARVESARRFHELLIAECDALIDRWNRLDGAVDEASSTPRRASGS, from the coding sequence ATGCACGAGGCGGTTCAGCAGCTGGTGGAGCGGATGGCGCTCATCTGCGAAAAGGAAGGGATGCCACGGATCGGCGGGCGCATCCTGGGCTACCTGCTCGCCACCGACCAGACGGTATCCCTGGACGACCTCGCCGAGCGGCTGCAGGCCAGCAAGGCCTCCGTCAGCACCAACGCGCGGATGCTGGAGCAGTTCGGCATGATCCAGCGGGTGAGCGTGATGGGCGACCGCCGCGACTTCTACCGCGTGGAAGACGACCCCTGGGCCCGCATGCTCCGCGTGGCGCAGGGCCGCTGGCGCGACATGGTGCACGTGTTCGGCGAGGCCGCCGAGCGCCTTCCCGAGCCCGCCGGCCGCGCCCGGGTGGAATCCGCCCGCCGCTTCCACGAGCTGCTGATCGCCGAGTGCGACGCGCTGATCGACCGCTGGAACCGGCTGGACGGCGCCGTGGACGAAGCGTCCTCGACGCCTCGTCGCGCCTCGGGATCATAA
- a CDS encoding TetR/AcrR family transcriptional regulator, translated as MDVREKLLTAALKVFEEAGSRGATTRRIASEAGVNEITLFRHFGSKAALMSEALACASAAPVESRLPAEPADPARELLAWSHGGYAQLRRNAAMIRTAMGEMEQAPEAARCVAANPARVREQLKAYLARLQERGLASTDWDPYAASSMLMGSLFSDAMGRDMMPEEYPYSEAEAPARYVSLFLRAIGVAAPAEHHPAEGSPLQDP; from the coding sequence ATGGACGTACGAGAGAAGCTGCTGACGGCGGCACTGAAGGTGTTCGAGGAGGCCGGATCGCGCGGGGCCACCACGCGCCGCATCGCCTCCGAGGCGGGGGTGAACGAGATCACCCTGTTCCGCCACTTCGGAAGCAAGGCCGCGCTGATGAGCGAGGCGCTGGCCTGCGCCTCGGCCGCGCCGGTGGAAAGCCGCCTTCCCGCCGAGCCCGCCGACCCCGCGCGCGAGCTGCTGGCCTGGAGCCACGGGGGATACGCCCAGTTGCGGCGGAACGCGGCCATGATCCGCACCGCCATGGGCGAGATGGAGCAGGCGCCGGAGGCGGCGCGGTGCGTGGCCGCCAACCCGGCGCGGGTGCGCGAGCAGTTGAAGGCGTACCTGGCGCGGCTGCAGGAGCGGGGGCTGGCCTCCACCGACTGGGACCCGTACGCCGCCTCGTCCATGCTGATGGGCTCGCTGTTCAGCGACGCCATGGGGCGCGACATGATGCCGGAGGAGTACCCGTACTCCGAGGCCGAGGCTCCGGCGCGCTACGTATCGCTCTTCCTGCGGGCCATCGGCGTGGCCGCGCCCGCGGAGCACCACCCGGCGGAAGGCTCGCCGCTGCAGGACCCCTGA
- a CDS encoding TolC family protein, translating to MPNIPWPGRLTRLAALAAALVLAGPALAQQPVSAEARRALTLDEALRLAEDASETVQVARAGLTRSRGEMLQARSEGLPQLSGSLSYSRALASEFQGIGGGGAEPDTTGPPPPQNCGRYTPNPALPIGQRLDSLEHAVNCAANANPFAAFGDLPFGRENTWRIGLNLSQSVFTGGRIQAQNRIAQAGRTRAELELATQRAQLAMDVTQAYYDAALADRLVGIAEATLQQVETTLEQTRLARQVGNQPEFELLRAQVTRDNQLPVLIQRRSDRDLAYARLMLLLDLPTDEPVSLTTSLDETVAVPVARFAANEALLGDTTAANRAAVQQAQTLVDVQQSALRIARSQRLPNLSVNSQFGRVAYPEGAFPGWNDFRSNWTVGATLAMPIFTGGRIRGDEMVAQANLLEAQARVRQAHDAARLDTRVAIERLESARAQYQASAGTVQQAQRAYQIAEVRFREGISTQVELSDSRILLQQAQANRAVAARDLQIAQARVALLPFLPFGSAGQGQSQSQQQNQQQAPRQQPRQAPADQGQAFTSGGE from the coding sequence ATGCCCAACATTCCCTGGCCCGGCCGCTTGACGCGCCTCGCCGCCCTGGCGGCGGCGCTGGTGCTGGCGGGGCCCGCGCTGGCCCAGCAGCCCGTATCGGCGGAGGCGCGCCGGGCCCTGACCCTGGACGAGGCGCTTCGCCTGGCCGAGGACGCCAGCGAAACGGTGCAGGTGGCCCGCGCCGGCCTCACCCGCTCGCGGGGCGAAATGCTCCAGGCCCGCAGCGAGGGGCTTCCCCAGCTTTCGGGATCGCTCTCGTACAGCCGCGCCCTGGCCTCGGAGTTCCAGGGGATCGGCGGAGGCGGCGCCGAGCCCGACACGACCGGGCCGCCGCCCCCGCAGAACTGCGGGCGCTACACGCCCAACCCGGCGCTTCCCATCGGACAGCGGCTGGACTCGCTGGAGCACGCGGTGAACTGCGCCGCCAACGCCAACCCGTTCGCCGCCTTCGGCGACCTGCCGTTCGGCCGCGAGAACACCTGGCGCATCGGGCTGAACCTGTCGCAGTCCGTCTTCACCGGCGGACGCATCCAGGCGCAGAACCGCATCGCGCAGGCGGGGCGCACCCGCGCCGAGCTGGAATTGGCGACGCAAAGGGCGCAGCTGGCCATGGACGTCACCCAGGCCTACTACGACGCCGCGCTGGCCGACCGGCTGGTGGGCATCGCCGAGGCCACGCTGCAGCAGGTAGAAACCACGCTGGAGCAGACGCGGCTGGCGCGGCAGGTGGGCAACCAGCCGGAGTTCGAGCTGCTGCGCGCCCAGGTGACGCGCGACAACCAGCTTCCCGTGCTCATCCAGCGCCGCTCCGACCGCGACCTGGCGTACGCGCGGCTGATGCTACTGCTGGACCTGCCCACGGACGAGCCGGTGTCGCTCACCACCTCGCTCGACGAGACCGTCGCCGTTCCCGTGGCCCGCTTCGCCGCCAACGAGGCGCTGCTGGGCGACACCACCGCCGCCAACCGCGCGGCGGTGCAGCAGGCGCAGACGCTGGTCGACGTGCAGCAGTCGGCGCTTCGCATCGCGCGCTCGCAGCGGCTTCCCAACCTGAGCGTCAACTCGCAGTTCGGCCGCGTGGCCTATCCCGAGGGCGCGTTCCCCGGGTGGAACGACTTCCGGTCCAACTGGACGGTGGGCGCCACGCTGGCCATGCCCATCTTCACCGGCGGGCGCATCCGCGGCGACGAGATGGTGGCGCAGGCCAACCTGCTCGAGGCGCAGGCCCGCGTCCGCCAGGCGCACGACGCGGCACGGCTCGACACGCGGGTGGCCATCGAGCGGCTGGAGTCGGCCCGCGCGCAGTACCAGGCCAGCGCCGGAACGGTGCAGCAGGCGCAGCGGGCCTACCAGATCGCCGAAGTGCGCTTCCGCGAGGGGATCAGCACGCAGGTGGAGCTCTCGGACAGCCGCATCCTGCTTCAGCAGGCGCAGGCCAACCGGGCCGTGGCCGCGCGCGACCTGCAGATCGCGCAGGCCAGGGTGGCGCTCCTTCCCTTCCTTCCCTTCGGCAGTGCGGGGCAGGGGCAGTCGCAGTCGCAGCAGCAGAACCAGCAGCAGGCGCCGCGGCAGCAGCCGCGCCAGGCGCCGGCGGACCAGGGACAGGCGTTCACCTCCGGGGGCGAGTGA
- a CDS encoding efflux RND transporter periplasmic adaptor subunit, translating to MAMGIKKAGALAMLALALGACGSPGEAAEGEKAKAANDAVVLGPEAVYVVQAEEISSGPALSGTLKADREAQVRAEVGGTVLSVHADQGQTVASGQVLARVDAAALREQYVSAQSAVRSAEQTVSVAARNVERSQTLNAAGALADRDLEAARNQLAGAQSQLAGARAQQAAAQRQLSRTSVRSPIAGVVAARPVNAGDVIAPGAPMFTVVDPGSMRLEGSVPAADLGQVRQGATVRFTVTGYPGQTFTGTVSRINPSADAVTRQVPVYVTIPNSGGTLVSGLFAEGRVLAQARQGIAVPASAVDERGVQPSVLRLANGKAERVPVTLGARNAETDRVEITSGISAGDTLLVGAALGTTPGTRVEVRAAGAAAAPAAR from the coding sequence ATGGCTATGGGGATCAAGAAGGCGGGTGCGCTGGCGATGCTTGCGCTGGCGCTGGGTGCATGCGGCAGCCCGGGCGAGGCCGCCGAGGGCGAAAAGGCCAAGGCCGCGAACGATGCGGTGGTGCTGGGCCCCGAGGCCGTGTACGTGGTGCAGGCAGAGGAAATTTCCAGCGGCCCGGCCCTGTCGGGAACGCTGAAGGCCGACCGCGAGGCGCAGGTACGCGCCGAGGTGGGTGGCACCGTGCTTTCCGTGCACGCCGACCAGGGGCAGACGGTCGCCTCGGGGCAGGTGCTGGCCCGGGTGGACGCCGCCGCCCTGCGCGAGCAGTACGTCTCCGCGCAGTCCGCGGTGCGCTCGGCCGAGCAGACGGTGTCCGTCGCGGCCAGGAACGTGGAGCGCAGCCAGACGCTGAACGCGGCCGGGGCCCTGGCCGACCGCGACCTGGAGGCCGCGCGCAACCAGCTGGCCGGGGCGCAGTCGCAGCTGGCCGGCGCCCGCGCGCAGCAGGCGGCCGCCCAGCGGCAGCTTTCGCGCACCAGCGTGCGTTCGCCCATCGCGGGCGTCGTCGCCGCGCGGCCGGTGAACGCGGGCGACGTGATCGCCCCCGGCGCGCCGATGTTCACGGTGGTCGATCCCGGCAGCATGCGGCTGGAAGGCTCCGTCCCCGCGGCGGACCTGGGGCAGGTGCGGCAGGGCGCCACGGTGCGGTTCACCGTCACCGGCTACCCCGGGCAGACGTTCACGGGCACGGTGTCGCGCATCAACCCGTCCGCGGACGCGGTCACCCGCCAGGTGCCGGTGTACGTGACCATCCCCAACAGCGGCGGCACCCTGGTCAGCGGGCTCTTCGCCGAGGGCCGGGTGCTGGCGCAGGCGCGGCAGGGGATCGCCGTTCCCGCCTCGGCCGTGGACGAGCGCGGCGTGCAGCCCTCCGTGCTGCGCCTGGCCAACGGCAAGGCCGAGCGGGTGCCGGTCACGCTGGGCGCCCGCAACGCCGAGACGGACCGGGTAGAGATCACCTCCGGCATCAGCGCCGGCGACACGCTGCTGGTGGGCGCGGCGCTGGGCACCACGCCGGGCACGCGCGTGGAGGTCCGCGCCGCGGGCGCCGCCGCGGCACCCGCCGCCCGGTAA